The sequence AAGGCGGTCACCGCACCTCGCGGGGCGCGACCACGGTTGACACCGTGCTCGGCGCGCTGCTCGGTGCCGGTACCCCGCCGCGTTAGGGGGCCGCCCGCCCGCCGTGCGCCAAGGGCCGCACGGCCCAGGGGAGCGCGTCGCGGCGATTTCTCGCCCGGGCTGTCACGCCCGGGCGCCCTGCCCTGTCAGGTCTTCGAAGGACGAGACACGACATGGGCGAGACGATTCGAGACGTGGTGGTGGTGGGTGCGGGCTACGCGGGCATGCGCGCGGCGTTGCGGCTGGCCTGGCGGGCACCGCAGCTGGCGATCACCCTGGTCGATCCGCGCGCGACCTTCTCGCAGCGCGTGCGGCTGCATCAGCTGGCATGTGGGCAGCCGGTGGCCGCGCCGTCGCTCGCGGACTGGTGCGCACGCGCGGGCATCACCTTCGTGCAGGCGCGCGCCCGCGGCCTCGATCGCCGGCGCGCAATCCTGCAGACCGACGGCGGCGAGCTGCACTACGATCGCCTGGTGCTGGCGCTCGGCTCGACCGCAGAGCTCACGACCCCCGGGGCCCACGATCACGCGTACTCGATCGCCCACGAGGCCGGCGCGCGCGCGCTGGCCTCGCGGCTGCAGGCGCTGCCGTCCGGCGCCCGCGTGGCGGTGGTCGGCGGTGGGCTCACCGGCATCGAGGCGGCCAGCGAGATCGCCGAGAGCTTCGGCCAGCTCTCGGTGCAGCTGCTGACGCGGGCGACCCTCGGCGAGGGCGCGCTCGCCCCCGGCGGCCGCGCGCGGGTGCTGCGGGCGTTCGCACGCCTGGGCGTGACGCTGCGCGAGGGCTTCGAGGTCGTCGCGGTCGAGCCCGGTCGTGTGATCGGCACGCAGGGCGCCGAGGCCGTCGATGCGTGCGTGTGGAGCTCGGGCTTCCGCGCGACGCCGTGGGCCCGCGAGGTCGGGCTGCCGACCGGCGCGCTGGATCGCCTGCGGGTCGATCGCACGCTGCGCTGCATCGACGACCCGCGCATCTACGGCATCGGCGACGCGGCCGCACCCGAGCCCGCGCGTGGGGCCCCGAGCCTGATGTCGTGTCGGCTCGCGCTGCCGATGGCGGGCGTGGCCGCCGACAACCTGGCCGGCGAGCTACGCGGTCGCACGCCGCGGAGCTTCACCGCGACCGATGCTGGCCGCTGCGTCAGCCTCGGCCGCGAGCTCGGTCTGGTGCAGCTGCACCGCACCGACGGCCGCCTGCGCGACGCGAGCCTCGGCGGCACCGCGGCGGCGTGGACCAAGGAACGCATCTGTCGCTTCACCGTGTGGCTGCTCGAGCGCGAGGCCAACGCAGCCGCACGGGCACGTCGGCGCGCGCTGGCGCCGGCGGAGGTCGCCGCATGAGCATCGAGGACGAGCTGGTGCGCGAGCGTCCGCGCCTGCTCGCGCTGGCGTATCGCATGCTCGGCAGCATGGCCGAGGCCGAGGACGTGGTGCAGGACGCCTACACGCGCTGCAGCGAGATGCCGCGCGACGCCATCCGCTCGCTGCCGGCGCTGCTCACCACCGTGGTCACGCGCCTGTCGATCAATGCCCTGCAATCGGCCCGCGTGCGCCGCGAGCAGTATGTCGGGCCATGGTTCCCCGAGCCAGTCACCGAGCTGGCGGAGATCGATCCCGCGTCGATCTCCTTCGCGTTCCTGCTGCTGCTCGAGACGCTCGGGCCCAGCGAGCGCGCGGCGTTCCTGCTGCACAAGGTGTTCGACTACACCCACGACGAGATCGCCGACACGCTCGGCATCGAGGTCACGGCCTCGCGTCAGCTGGTCCACCGCGCCAAGCAGCACATCGAGCGCGGCAAGCCCCGCTTCCGCAGCGACCCGATGCAAGTCGCGCAGCTGCAGGCCCGCTTCGCCGAGGTCGCGCGGGGTGGCGATGTCGCCCAGCTGCGGGCGCTGCTCACCGACGACGTGGTCGCCCGCGCCGATCACGGCGGCAAGGCCTCGGCCGCACGCAAGCCGCTGGTGGGCGCCGACACCGTGTCCAAGTTCATCCACGGTCTGCTGTCGAAGATGCCCAGCTGGGGTGCGTGGCTGCAGACCCTCGACATCAACGGCGAGCCCGCGACCATCGCTCGCACCGACGCGCTGCTGATCTCCGTGCTGACCTTCGTGCTCGACGGCGAGCGCGTGGCGGAGATCAACATGGTCCGCAACCCCGACAAGCTCGAGCACCTCGCGGCCCACCTCGGGCTCGCGGTCTACCGTGAGCCCGGCCTGGCGTAGCGGCGGCTGGCCGAGGCGAGCCGCACGCGACATCAGCCTCGACGCAGCGCGCGTGCCCAGTCGTCGAGGTTGCTGATCGTACTCTCGAGCAGCGCGCGATCGGCCGAGAGTTCCGCCAGCGCCTGCTGCAGCAGCGCCTTGGCGCGACGGATCCGCGTCCGCACGGTGCCTTCGGGCACGCCGAGGGCCGCCGCGATCTCGGCGGCCCCGAGCGGCTCCCAGAAGTAGAGCTCGAGCAGCACCTGGTGTTCGAGCGGGATTCGCCGCAGGCCCTGCAGCAACAGTCGCTGCTCCTGCGCGTGCGCGATCAACTCGTGCGCGTCGGGGGCGAGATCGAAGACCGAGGTCTCACCGAAATCGAGGTGGGCATCGTCGCGACGCTGCGCCCGGTAGTGATTGCGCAGCACGTTGTACGCGACGCCGAACACGAAGCTGCGGAAGCTACCCTCGGCGCGGAAGCTCGCGCTGGCCTCGAGCAGGCCGAGTACCGTCTGCTGGATGAGATCGTCCATGCGGTCGGAACCCTTGTTGCGGAAGAACCGCGCGAGCGTCTTGAAGTAGCGCTCGAAGAGCTGCTCTCCCGCGCGCCGATCTCCCTCGCGCCAGCGCGCGAGCAGCTCGGCGTCGTCGTCCATCGCCGAAGATGCTAGCAGCCCGGGGTCCGCCGCCGCGACGCCGACACGCATGCGGTCCGCCGTCGCGCTCACGGCGAGGGCCTCGCCAGCGGCGCTCGCAGGAGACACCAGTGCGCGGCCGCGTCGCCCCGGAGATCGGCCGCGTCGGCCGCGTCGAGGCACCAGTCGTACGCGTCGGCCGCGAGGACGCGGACGGGATCGACGAACCCGGCACTCAGCTCGGCACACGCCTGCTGCGCGTCGACCCCGGGGCCCGCGCGGAGGATCGCGGAGGCGACGGCCTCGTACAGCAGGCCGGTACGACCTGCTGCGCGGAGGTTGGCGCGGACGTCACGGTACGGCTTCACCGCGGCGTAGCGCGTCACCAGTCGCTCGCCGTCGGTCATCATGCGATCGATGAACAGCCCGAAGGCCTGCTCCGACAGTCCCCGCGCCCCTTCGAAGTCGAGGTCGCCGGGCGGCGTCAGCTCGAGATAGACCTCGAGGTCCGCGTCGGCCAATGTCAGGCTCGCATCGGCCACCGCCGCGGCGAACGCGACACGTTCGCCGTCGTCACCGCCGGCCGCCACGCCCGCGACGGCCATCACCGCGTCGAGGTGCCGGCGCGCGCTCGCGACCAACTCGGGATCGCGAGCGATCCGCGTCAGCGGTCGCAGCGGCGGCACGTCACAGTCGACGCGCGCCTCGGGCCCGGTCACGACGCATAGACCATCGACCGCGGCGGTGCACGATCGTTGCCACTGCACCGCGGCGGCGGCGGCGTGGGCGATCGCGCGTCGCCACGGCGCGGCGGACTCGCCATGGTCGGCGAGGAACGCTTCGGCGAGCGCGAGACGGTCGGTCGGCGCGGTGGCGTCCAGCAACGGCGCCAGCGCGGCCGCCTCCTCGGCATCGTCCGCGACGGCTTCGCCGACGTGGACGCCGGCATCGGCCGTGCCCGTCGTCATCGCATCAAACCGTTGACGCGCACCGGCGTACACCGCCGCGCCCGACGCTACCATCAGCCCCACGAACGCGACGCGTCGGGCCGGCCGTCGCGGGCGCGCGACCAACACCGCCTCGAGCGCCTCCACGTACGGTGACATCGTCGCCGGCCGCTCGCGGGGCTCCCGTGACAAGCCGCGGTCGATCAAGCGCGCGAGCGCATCCGGTACGCCCGCGGCCTCGAACCGGCGCGCTCGCGTGTCGACGACCGCGCGCGCCAAGGTCGGCACGTCGTCGCCATCGAACGGCCGCTGCCCCGCGAGCGTCTCGAACAACATCACGCAGAACGCGAAGACGTCGGTTCGGGCATCGACGGCCGCGCCGAGGAACTGCTCGGGCGCCATGTATGCGGGCGTGCCGAGCAGCGCACCGGTGACCGTGAGCGCGACGGTGTCCGCAGTGGGTACCGCCGCGGGCGTGGGCGTGGCCTCGCGCTCGTCACCGGCTTTGGCGAGCCCGAAGTCGACCACCCGCACGCGCCCGTCGTCACCGATGAGCAGGTTGTCGGGCTTGACGTCGCGATGCACGAGCCGGGCAGCATGGGCCGCCTGCAAGCCCTTCGCAGCCTGCAGGAACACGGCGAAGATCTCGTGACGTGGGCGTGGTTCCTGCAGCCACTGCCGCAACGTTCGCCCCTGAACCAGCTCCATCGCGAGGTAGACCAGCCCCTCGTGGGTCCCGACCTCGTGGATCGCGACCACGTGCGGCGAGGTCAGGCGCGCCAATGCGCGTGCCTCTTGCAGCATGCGCTGCGCGCCGTGATGTCGATCGGGTCGCAGCAGCTTGAGCGCGACGCGTCGGTCGAGATCGGCGTCGTGGGCGACGTAGACCGTGCCCATGCCACCGCCACCGATGCGGCGCATCACGTCGTAGCGCCCGATCCGCACCTGGACGTCGCTTCCGAACAGCCGCGCCTTGAGCTCGCGGTGGAGCAACCGATCCTCGAGCGCATCGAGTTCATCGAGGCCGTCACCGGAGGCCTCGCCGCGCGAATCGGCGGGCCGCGTGCGCCCGAGACCGACGAGCGTCTCGGCATCGCCGACGGCGTCGCCGTCGTGGTCGGGCTCGGTGATCGCCATCGGGACCGCCAGCCAGTGTCGCTCGGTCGGCGCGGGCCTGGCCAGGGGTGGCGCGCAGGGATCGGGGGCGTGACGCGGACGGGACATCAAAGGGGTGCGGTAACCCGACGCGCGCGATCGATTGCATCGAAGGCTCGGAAGCTGCACGAGGGCGTCGTCGGGCTCCCCATGGGTCGCCCGACTCGATTCGCGTCGCACCGCAATCGAATCCGACGCCGGTGCTACCGCCCCGGCGAGGTTCACGACATGCGTCCATCCACGACCGATACATCCATCATCCTGTGCTCGATCACCCTCGCGCTGACGGCCGCGCTCGGCTGCGCTGCGAGCAGCGGCGATGAGGCCGCGAGTGCGTCGCCCCCACGCGACGACGGCCGCGCCGTCACCGACGTCGCCGACGAGCTCGCCGCCGCGGTCGCGCAGTGGCACGGCAGCTGCGACGCGCGGGGCGTCCACGGGCTGTGCTTGGAGGTCGACACCCTGACCGCGCCGGGGGTGGGTTGCGGCGCGCCGCAGCTGGGTCGCATCCGCGTGAAGCCACGGACGAGCGCGGCCGCGGACGCGCTGGACGCCATCGACGACGCGCTGGCGGTGGCGGCCGATGTGGGCACGCCCGACGACGCCGCCGCCATGCGGACCGCGATGGCGCGCGGCCAGCTCGTGGCGGTGGACGCCGAGCTCGAGACCTACCTCGCGATCGAGCTGCCCGCCGAGCCCGAAGCCTTCGTGTCGGCCTTCACCCGCAAGCGCGTGGCCGGCGAGGCGATCACGACCGCGTTGGCCGAGTTCAAGCACCTCGACGATCCCGCGCTCGTCGGCGCGGCGGCGCTGCGCACCGGCTGGGTCTACACCCACCTCGCCGACGCGCTCGAGGGCTTGCCGGTGCCACCGGAGTTCAGCGGCGACGCGCGCGAGACCTACTGCCGCGAGCTCGACAGCGTCTCGGTCGCGCAGCTCCGCGCGCAGGCGCGAGCGGTCGGGCAGTGGTGCCAGCGCGTCGCAGAGCGACCGAACTGGCGCGGCCCCGAGCTCGAGGCTTGCATCGCGCTCGCCCCGGGCGGATGAGCATCACAGCGATCGCGCCCGCATGCATCCGCACGCGCGAGCACGTGCTACCCAGCTCAGCGCGACCGCGACGCGCGGGTGCGGGTGGCCGCGGCGGCCCGCGCCTGGGGACGCCGCAGGCCCTGCGCGAGTGCGTCGAACACCACGCGGATCCGCCGACTCGTCCGCAGCTCGCGGTGGGTCGCGAGCCACAGCGGCACCGGCAGCGGCGCCAGCCCGGGTAGCACGCGGCGGACCGCCGGCTCGGCGTCGCCGACCTCGTCCATCACGATGCAGATGCCGACCCCGTGCTTCGCGAGCTCCCACTGCACGAGGTGGTTGTCGGTGACGATCGGGAAGTTGGCCGGGCCGACCTCGATCCCGAGCGCACGCAGGCCCTTGATCATGAGGTCGGTGCGATCGAACGCGAGGAACTCCGCGTCGCGCAGGTCCGCGGCCGTGCGCGGGTTGCCGAGCCGCTTCAGGTACGCCGGCGTGGCGTACAGCCGCGCCGCGCGGTCGTCGATCTTGGTCGCGATGAGCTCGGTCTGCGTGGGCGTGAAGTTTCGGATCGCGATGTCGGCCTCGCGCCGACGCAGATCGCGGGCCGCATTCGAAGCGATGATCTCGAGCTCGATGCCGGGATGCTCGCGTCGCAGGCGGGCGACGACCGGCGGCAGCAGGAACGCCGAGATCAGCTCGCTGGCGGTTATGCACACGTGGCCCTCGACCGCGGTCGCCTGCCCGGTCGCGCCCAGCGAGAGCCGGGTCGCGGCCTCACCCATCGAGCGCACGTGCGCGAGCAGGTCGAGCCCCGCAGCGGTGAGCTCCAACCCGCTGCCGACCCGCTCGAACAACGCGACCCCGAGCTCCTCCTCGAGCGCGGCGACCTGCCGACCGACGGTGGGCTGCGCCATCCGCAGGGCCCGTGCGGCCGCCGAGAACGAGCCCTCTTCCGCGGTCACGAGGAAGGCACGGGCGCGGTTCCAGTCGAAGCGGACGGATCGCCAGTCCATGCAGATATGCATACCACGAAGACGGATATCGGCGTGGCGTGTGCGGCGATGCATGGCTAGACCTACGCCATGTCCCACGCGATGTCCCACGCCAGCTCGAACGCCAGCACGCCCATCACGACGATCTGCATCGTCGGTGCCTCCGGCAAGCTCGGCCGCTACATGATCCAGCACGCGCTCGAGCGCGGCTACGCGGTGGTCGGCGTGTGCCGGGCGCAGAGCGTGGGGAAGCTGGCCGACTTCGCCGATCGCATCACCATCGTGCCCGGCGCGACCAACGATCCCGAGGTGATCCGCCGCGCGGTCGCGGGCTGCGACGGCGTGCTCACGGTACTGGCCCCGTGGGGCGTGCAGCAGTACGCGTCCGGCACGGCACAGGCGGTGCTCGACCACGCCCTCGCCCACGCGCGCCTGGTGTTCTCGTGCGGGTGGCACATCACCCGCGACGGCAAGGACGTCTACTCGCCGTGGTTTCGCGCCATGGTCGCGACGTTCGGCGCGATCGCCCGTCTGGTGCGCTTCGCCGAGCTCGATGATCAGGTCGAGGCGTGCCGACGCATCTTCGCGAGCGGCCGCGCGTGGACGGTCGTGCGCGGCAGCGACCTCGAGGAGGGCCCGAGCCAAGGCCTGCCGGTGTGGAGCCGCCACGTCGGCGATCCGATCCTCGCCAGCAACCGCACGCGCCGCATCGACTTCGCGCGGTTCATGGTCGAGGCCCTCACCGACGCGTCGCTGGTGGGCGAGGCGCCCGCGATCGTCGGCTGCGGGACCGCCTCGGCGCTGGCCCACGTGGCGGCGGGGCCCGGCTCGAACGCGGCTGCGTCCGCCGAGCTGCGCGCCTAGCCGTAAGTCCGGGGCGCGGGGCGCGTTGCTCCTCCCGTCCCGATGCGAGGCAAGTCATCCGCCGCGTGCATGGCCCTCGCCCTCGGACTCGCGTGGGCACCGGGAGCCTCGGCGCGGGCCCAGGACGCCGGCTCCGTCTCCGGGCTCGTCATGGATCCACGGACCTCGGCGGCGCACGTGGACGTGGAGATCACCCTGACGTGTGCGTGCCTGCCCGAGCCCCTCGTGCGTCGCACCAACGCGTCCGGGCTGTATCTCTTCGCCGGTCTCGGGCCGGGCGCGTACACGCTGGGCGTGCAGGTCGGCGCGGGCTCGATGTCGAAGTCCTTCGAGCTCGCGCAGGGCATGCGGTATCGCGTGAGCCTGAGAGTCGATCCGCGGGTGCCGCAGCATCGCCGCGTGACCGTGCTGCGGACGCCACCGTCGACCCCCTCGGCGGCGTCGCGCGTCACCGCGCCCGATCGCTCGCACGTGGTCGCGCCGTCGTTGCTCGCCGGCGGCCTGGCG is a genomic window of Deltaproteobacteria bacterium containing:
- a CDS encoding FAD-dependent oxidoreductase, which produces MGETIRDVVVVGAGYAGMRAALRLAWRAPQLAITLVDPRATFSQRVRLHQLACGQPVAAPSLADWCARAGITFVQARARGLDRRRAILQTDGGELHYDRLVLALGSTAELTTPGAHDHAYSIAHEAGARALASRLQALPSGARVAVVGGGLTGIEAASEIAESFGQLSVQLLTRATLGEGALAPGGRARVLRAFARLGVTLREGFEVVAVEPGRVIGTQGAEAVDACVWSSGFRATPWAREVGLPTGALDRLRVDRTLRCIDDPRIYGIGDAAAPEPARGAPSLMSCRLALPMAGVAADNLAGELRGRTPRSFTATDAGRCVSLGRELGLVQLHRTDGRLRDASLGGTAAAWTKERICRFTVWLLEREANAAARARRRALAPAEVAA
- the sigJ gene encoding RNA polymerase sigma factor SigJ, translating into MSIEDELVRERPRLLALAYRMLGSMAEAEDVVQDAYTRCSEMPRDAIRSLPALLTTVVTRLSINALQSARVRREQYVGPWFPEPVTELAEIDPASISFAFLLLLETLGPSERAAFLLHKVFDYTHDEIADTLGIEVTASRQLVHRAKQHIERGKPRFRSDPMQVAQLQARFAEVARGGDVAQLRALLTDDVVARADHGGKASAARKPLVGADTVSKFIHGLLSKMPSWGAWLQTLDINGEPATIARTDALLISVLTFVLDGERVAEINMVRNPDKLEHLAAHLGLAVYREPGLA
- a CDS encoding sigma-70 family RNA polymerase sigma factor, producing MDDDAELLARWREGDRRAGEQLFERYFKTLARFFRNKGSDRMDDLIQQTVLGLLEASASFRAEGSFRSFVFGVAYNVLRNHYRAQRRDDAHLDFGETSVFDLAPDAHELIAHAQEQRLLLQGLRRIPLEHQVLLELYFWEPLGAAEIAAALGVPEGTVRTRIRRAKALLQQALAELSADRALLESTISNLDDWARALRRG
- a CDS encoding serine/threonine protein kinase — protein: MAITEPDHDGDAVGDAETLVGLGRTRPADSRGEASGDGLDELDALEDRLLHRELKARLFGSDVQVRIGRYDVMRRIGGGGMGTVYVAHDADLDRRVALKLLRPDRHHGAQRMLQEARALARLTSPHVVAIHEVGTHEGLVYLAMELVQGRTLRQWLQEPRPRHEIFAVFLQAAKGLQAAHAARLVHRDVKPDNLLIGDDGRVRVVDFGLAKAGDEREATPTPAAVPTADTVALTVTGALLGTPAYMAPEQFLGAAVDARTDVFAFCVMLFETLAGQRPFDGDDVPTLARAVVDTRARRFEAAGVPDALARLIDRGLSREPRERPATMSPYVEALEAVLVARPRRPARRVAFVGLMVASGAAVYAGARQRFDAMTTGTADAGVHVGEAVADDAEEAAALAPLLDATAPTDRLALAEAFLADHGESAAPWRRAIAHAAAAAVQWQRSCTAAVDGLCVVTGPEARVDCDVPPLRPLTRIARDPELVASARRHLDAVMAVAGVAAGGDDGERVAFAAAVADASLTLADADLEVYLELTPPGDLDFEGARGLSEQAFGLFIDRMMTDGERLVTRYAAVKPYRDVRANLRAAGRTGLLYEAVASAILRAGPGVDAQQACAELSAGFVDPVRVLAADAYDWCLDAADAADLRGDAAAHWCLLRAPLARPSP
- a CDS encoding LysR family transcriptional regulator, yielding MDWRSVRFDWNRARAFLVTAEEGSFSAAARALRMAQPTVGRQVAALEEELGVALFERVGSGLELTAAGLDLLAHVRSMGEAATRLSLGATGQATAVEGHVCITASELISAFLLPPVVARLRREHPGIELEIIASNAARDLRRREADIAIRNFTPTQTELIATKIDDRAARLYATPAYLKRLGNPRTAADLRDAEFLAFDRTDLMIKGLRALGIEVGPANFPIVTDNHLVQWELAKHGVGICIVMDEVGDAEPAVRRVLPGLAPLPVPLWLATHRELRTSRRIRVVFDALAQGLRRPQARAAAATRTRASRSR
- a CDS encoding SDR family oxidoreductase, which translates into the protein MSHASSNASTPITTICIVGASGKLGRYMIQHALERGYAVVGVCRAQSVGKLADFADRITIVPGATNDPEVIRRAVAGCDGVLTVLAPWGVQQYASGTAQAVLDHALAHARLVFSCGWHITRDGKDVYSPWFRAMVATFGAIARLVRFAELDDQVEACRRIFASGRAWTVVRGSDLEEGPSQGLPVWSRHVGDPILASNRTRRIDFARFMVEALTDASLVGEAPAIVGCGTASALAHVAAGPGSNAAASAELRA